The following are from one region of the Flavobacteriaceae bacterium UJ101 genome:
- a CDS encoding putative glycosyltransferase (Belongs to the glycosyltransferase group 1 family. Glycosyltransferase 4 subfamily.; KEGG: lsl:LSL_0989 UJ101; Hexosyltransferases), whose translation MKIVYFIDRLSTPGGMERILSLKANYFAKVKKYEVYIITTDKENSTPFFPLNDKIKVFNLDIHLEEIAKQSNFLKKRLKIKELKKEYLEKATNLLNELKVDFAISLFNFDHDIVYKIKDQSKKIVEYHFSREGILIQTETAKFPKLTKFFFENFELKRYHKVFSKYDRAIFSTKRDLKSWNLNNAEYVYNPLTVSEEIETNDNYKQKTVIAVGKTNFIKAFEYLIEAWSYLKDDFPDWKLKIIGRRSKTDYLDPIVEKFDLKEQVKILPPTLKLKEEYLTSSIYALSSRYEGFGLVLTEAAWHGLALVSFDCPCGPSEIIQDGEDGLLANPQDAYDLSLKLRKVMEDDNLRKQMGQKAKENVKRFSQDIIMPKWDTIFKDLQEE comes from the coding sequence ATGAAAATAGTATATTTTATTGATCGCTTGTCTACACCAGGAGGTATGGAACGTATTTTATCTTTAAAAGCAAACTATTTTGCTAAAGTAAAGAAATATGAAGTTTATATTATAACTACAGATAAAGAGAATAGTACTCCTTTTTTTCCGTTGAATGATAAAATAAAAGTTTTTAATTTAGATATTCATTTAGAGGAGATAGCAAAACAATCTAATTTTTTAAAAAAAAGGTTAAAAATTAAAGAATTAAAAAAAGAGTATTTAGAAAAAGCTACTAATTTATTAAATGAATTAAAAGTAGATTTTGCAATTTCACTTTTTAATTTTGATCATGATATAGTATATAAAATTAAAGATCAAAGTAAAAAGATTGTAGAATATCATTTTTCTAGAGAAGGAATTTTGATTCAGACTGAAACTGCCAAATTTCCTAAATTAACTAAATTCTTTTTTGAAAATTTTGAATTGAAAAGATATCATAAAGTTTTTTCAAAATATGATAGAGCTATTTTTTCAACGAAAAGAGATTTAAAATCATGGAATTTAAATAATGCAGAATATGTTTATAATCCACTTACTGTTTCAGAGGAGATAGAAACTAATGATAATTATAAACAAAAAACGGTTATTGCTGTAGGGAAAACCAATTTTATTAAAGCATTTGAATACTTAATAGAAGCATGGTCCTATTTAAAAGATGATTTTCCGGATTGGAAATTAAAAATTATTGGTAGAAGATCTAAAACAGATTATTTAGATCCGATTGTTGAAAAATTTGATTTAAAAGAACAAGTTAAAATATTACCTCCAACTCTTAAGTTAAAAGAAGAATACTTAACAAGTTCAATATATGCTTTATCATCTCGTTATGAAGGTTTCGGATTAGTTTTAACTGAAGCTGCTTGGCATGGTTTAGCATTGGTTTCTTTTGATTGTCCTTGTGGCCCCTCAGAAATTATTCAAGATGGAGAAGATGGTTTGTTAGCGAATCCTCAAGATGCTTATGATTTATCATTGAAATTAAGAAAAGTAATGGAAGATGATAATTTGCGTAAGCAGATGGGACAAAAGGCTAAAGAAAATGTGAAACGATTTTCTCAAGACATTATTATGCCTAAATGGGATACCATTTTTAAAGATTTACAAGAAGAATAA
- the exoO gene encoding putative glycosyltransferase (Belongs to the glycosyltransferase 2 family.; KEGG: mes:Meso_0647 succinoglycan biosynthesis protein ExoO; Glycosyltransferases), which translates to MISVLIANYNNGRYIEECINSILVQTYQDFEIYIVDDCSTDNSVDIINNLLVKDKRIRYSVNDKNEGIAFTRDRLLKEAKGEYVTFLDSDDAISQYALQLLYNKHLEFPEASIVHSPFYLCDENLENWKLSSYPKPIPEGESHMTCPGITPLVLFRKELYSQIDKIENVTAGEDTDLYFKLEELGKPICLDIPLYYYRRSHKNSLSSDVKKAAESSFLVIEKAIKRRKEKFPNTKYYTDWEFKMMKKRYDNLSFTQSITSGYLWFIIKNLYKQRKAILSDMKFIYHKYKI; encoded by the coding sequence ATGATTTCAGTTTTAATAGCAAATTATAATAATGGAAGATACATTGAAGAATGTATTAATAGTATTTTAGTTCAGACTTATCAAGATTTTGAAATATATATAGTTGATGACTGTTCAACGGATAATAGTGTTGATATAATTAATAATTTGTTAGTCAAAGATAAAAGAATTCGATATTCTGTTAATGATAAGAATGAAGGAATTGCCTTTACTAGAGATAGACTTTTAAAAGAAGCAAAGGGGGAGTATGTTACGTTTTTAGATTCTGATGATGCTATTTCTCAATATGCATTGCAACTATTATATAATAAACATTTAGAATTTCCTGAAGCATCTATAGTTCATTCGCCTTTTTATTTATGTGATGAAAATCTAGAAAATTGGAAATTATCAAGTTATCCAAAACCTATTCCCGAAGGTGAAAGTCATATGACTTGTCCTGGTATAACACCCCTAGTTTTATTTAGAAAAGAATTATATTCTCAAATCGATAAAATTGAAAATGTTACAGCTGGAGAAGATACAGATTTATATTTTAAGTTAGAAGAGCTAGGAAAACCAATTTGTTTAGATATACCATTATATTATTATAGGAGAAGTCATAAAAATTCTTTGTCTAGTGATGTTAAAAAAGCAGCTGAAAGTAGCTTTTTAGTAATAGAAAAGGCAATTAAAAGAAGAAAAGAAAAATTTCCTAATACTAAATATTATACAGATTGGGAATTTAAAATGATGAAAAAAAGGTATGATAATTTATCTTTTACACAGTCAATAACGAGTGGTTATTTATGGTTTATTATAAAAAATTTATATAAACAAAGAAAAGCTATTCTATCAGATATGAAATTTATTTACCATAAATATAAGATATAA
- the neuB gene encoding N-acetylneuraminate synthase (Catalyzes the fifth step in the biosynthesis of pseudaminic acid, a sialic-acid-like sugar that is used to modify flagellin. Catalyzes the condensation of phosphoenolpyruvate with 2,4-diacetamido-2,4,6-trideoxy-beta-l-altropyranose, forming pseudaminic acid; Belongs to the pseudaminic acid synthase family; Contains 1 AFP-like domain.; KEGG: etr:ETAE_1207 N-acetylneuraminate synthase) — protein sequence MSDKVFIIAELSANHGGDINIAKETIRAAKRAGADAIKMQTYTPDTMTLNSSKDDFIVQGGTIWDGKNLYELYEEASLPWEWHKELFDEAKREGLICFSTPFDLTAVDFLEDLDCPIYKIASFEITDIPLLKYVASKGKPVIISTGIADYNDIKLAVETCREEGCTDITLLKCTSSYPAPIEEANLMMIKQFGKDFNVKVGLSDHTLGSLIPVLSVAMGARVIEKHFILNKEIGGPDASFSMDEKEFTDMVEKVRQAESALGKVTYDLTSKQISGKRFSRSLYVSKNISKGDYISHDNVRSVRPGFGLPPKYLEVIIGKKVKKDLFLGDRLQKEDIDYDF from the coding sequence ATGTCTGATAAAGTATTTATAATAGCAGAATTGTCAGCTAATCATGGAGGTGATATTAATATTGCTAAAGAAACAATTAGAGCTGCGAAGAGAGCTGGAGCAGATGCAATAAAGATGCAAACTTATACTCCAGATACTATGACACTTAATTCTTCAAAAGATGATTTTATTGTACAAGGAGGAACAATATGGGATGGGAAGAATTTATATGAATTATATGAAGAAGCTAGTTTGCCATGGGAATGGCATAAAGAATTATTTGATGAAGCAAAACGAGAAGGGTTAATTTGTTTTTCAACCCCTTTTGATTTAACTGCTGTTGATTTTTTAGAAGATTTAGATTGTCCTATTTATAAAATTGCTTCTTTTGAAATAACCGATATACCTTTATTGAAATATGTTGCTTCTAAAGGAAAACCTGTGATAATATCAACAGGAATTGCCGATTATAATGATATAAAATTAGCAGTAGAAACATGTAGAGAAGAGGGATGTACAGATATAACTTTATTAAAATGTACTTCATCTTATCCTGCTCCTATTGAAGAAGCTAATTTAATGATGATAAAACAATTTGGTAAAGATTTTAACGTGAAAGTAGGTCTATCAGACCATACATTAGGAAGTTTAATACCTGTATTGTCAGTAGCTATGGGGGCTAGAGTAATAGAAAAGCATTTTATTTTAAATAAGGAAATAGGTGGCCCAGATGCTTCTTTTTCAATGGATGAAAAAGAATTTACAGATATGGTTGAAAAAGTAAGGCAAGCTGAATCAGCACTGGGGAAAGTCACTTATGACTTAACATCTAAACAAATTTCTGGAAAAAGATTTTCAAGATCTTTATATGTTTCTAAAAATATTTCAAAAGGTGATTATATTAGCCATGATAATGTTCGATCTGTACGCCCAGGGTTTGGATTACCACCTAAATATTTAGAAGTTATTATAGGTAAAAAAGTGAAAAAAGATCTTTTTTTGGGAGATCGATTACAAAAAGAGGATATAGATTATGATTTTTGA
- a CDS encoding methionyl-tRNA formyltransferase (Modifies the free amino group of the aminoacyl moiety of methionyl-tRNA(fMet). The formyl group appears to play a dual role in the initiator identity of N-formylmethionyl-tRNA by: (I) promoting its recognition by IF2 and (II) impairing its binding to EFTu-GTP (By similarity); Belongs to the Fmt family.; KEGG: nbv:T478_0187 methionyl-tRNA formyltransferase), giving the protein MKRKFAILSEKKWNKSLVEELSSDNIEWVFIREKKDFTYKNLVDSRIDKIFIPHWSYIIPEEIFANFECVVFHMTDLPFGRGGSPLQNLIDRGFKETKISALKVVKELDGGPIYLKKDLSLYGTAEEIFYRSNNLIKTMIKEIIEKDLNPIEQKGKIVEFKRRVANQSDITSFSDIERIYDYIRMLDAEGYPKAYIKTDNFKIEFTRASLKADQTIIADAKIIINQKKENE; this is encoded by the coding sequence ATGAAAAGAAAGTTTGCTATACTATCTGAGAAAAAGTGGAATAAAAGTTTAGTAGAAGAACTATCTTCTGATAACATAGAATGGGTCTTTATTCGTGAAAAGAAAGATTTTACATATAAAAACTTAGTAGATAGTAGAATAGATAAAATTTTCATTCCTCATTGGTCTTATATAATTCCTGAGGAAATTTTTGCTAATTTTGAATGTGTTGTATTCCATATGACTGATTTACCATTTGGAAGAGGAGGGAGTCCATTGCAAAACTTAATAGATAGAGGATTTAAAGAAACAAAAATATCAGCACTAAAAGTTGTTAAAGAATTAGATGGAGGACCAATCTATTTAAAAAAAGATTTATCACTTTATGGTACTGCTGAAGAAATCTTTTATCGATCTAATAATTTAATTAAAACAATGATTAAAGAAATCATTGAAAAAGATTTGAATCCTATTGAGCAGAAAGGAAAAATTGTAGAGTTTAAAAGGAGAGTGGCAAATCAGAGCGATATAACATCATTTTCAGATATAGAGAGAATATATGATTATATAAGAATGTTAGATGCAGAAGGGTATCCTAAAGCTTATATTAAAACAGATAATTTTAAAATAGAATTTACTAGAGCTTCTTTAAAAGCAGACCAAACAATTATTGCAGATGCAAAAATAATAATTAATCAAAAAAAAGAGAATGAATAA
- the pseH gene encoding UDP-4-amino-4,6-dideoxy-N-acetyl-beta-L-altrosamine N-acetyltransferase (KEGG: meq:MSWHS_1970 UDP-4-amino-4,6-dideoxy-N-acetyl-beta-L-altrosamine N-acetyltransferase), which produces MLLIDRDKDYIIEDFTFKNYFKLSIEEKREVLKMRNDISVRNMMTNSDIISERDHFDFIEKLSKNDKNFYWTVNKKDQIIGAVYINKYDLESKEAFWGFFLNPELMGMGYGKKMLTATLKLFFEELGLKKIKAEVLKDNVKSLTLHYQFNFKVVKENSNNYELLLKI; this is translated from the coding sequence ATGTTATTAATTGATAGAGATAAAGATTATATAATTGAAGATTTTACATTTAAAAATTATTTTAAACTTTCAATAGAAGAAAAGAGGGAGGTATTGAAAATGAGAAATGATATATCAGTTAGAAATATGATGACAAATTCTGATATTATCAGTGAAAGAGACCATTTTGATTTTATTGAAAAATTAAGTAAAAATGATAAAAATTTTTATTGGACAGTAAATAAAAAAGATCAGATTATTGGAGCTGTTTATATTAACAAATATGATTTAGAAAGTAAGGAAGCTTTTTGGGGTTTTTTTTTAAATCCAGAATTAATGGGAATGGGTTATGGAAAAAAAATGTTAACAGCAACATTAAAGTTATTTTTTGAAGAATTAGGATTAAAAAAAATAAAAGCAGAAGTTTTAAAGGATAATGTAAAGTCATTGACTCTTCATTATCAATTTAATTTTAAGGTTGTAAAAGAAAATTCAAATAATTATGAACTTTTATTAAAAATATAA
- a CDS encoding 3-oxoacyl-[acyl-carrier-protein] reductase (Catalyzes the NADPH-dependent reduction of beta- ketoacyl-ACP substrates to beta-hydroxyacyl-ACP products, the first reductive step in the elongation cycle of fatty acid biosynthesis; Belongs to the short-chain dehydrogenases/reductases (SDR) family.; KEGG: mta:Moth_0426 3-oxoacyl-(acyl-carrier protein) reductase), which yields MFDLKDKNVLITGGYGYLGKAMTLGLLKQNATVIVLGRSKERFDDVFKNELDKPDFEKFDISSSSTTIKNIFLDIEKKYGKIDVLINNAFYAIAGGEMDDFDDDAFRIGIEGTLDSVHKCIKSIIPIFRKQGKGKIINIASMYGMVSPDFKVYKDNEMFLNPPQYGAAKAGVIQLTKYFASLLGRENICVNAISPGPFPSIEVQKSETFITNLSAKTLLGRIGSPEELQGVCVFLSSDSSNYVTGQNIAVDGGWTTT from the coding sequence ATGTTTGACTTAAAAGATAAAAATGTATTAATAACAGGAGGCTATGGATACCTAGGGAAAGCGATGACTTTAGGACTTCTAAAACAAAATGCTACTGTGATAGTTTTAGGAAGATCAAAAGAACGATTTGATGATGTTTTTAAAAATGAATTAGACAAACCAGATTTTGAAAAATTTGATATAAGTTCGTCTTCTACGACTATCAAAAATATTTTTTTAGATATAGAAAAGAAGTATGGTAAAATAGATGTACTCATAAACAATGCTTTTTATGCTATTGCAGGAGGAGAAATGGATGATTTTGATGATGATGCCTTTAGAATAGGGATAGAAGGAACTTTAGATAGCGTTCATAAATGTATTAAATCTATTATACCTATTTTTAGAAAACAAGGAAAAGGAAAAATAATAAATATAGCATCTATGTATGGTATGGTTTCTCCGGATTTTAAAGTGTATAAAGATAATGAGATGTTTTTGAATCCACCCCAATATGGAGCAGCAAAGGCAGGTGTTATCCAATTGACTAAGTATTTTGCTTCATTATTAGGAAGAGAAAATATTTGTGTTAATGCTATTTCCCCAGGACCTTTCCCTTCAATAGAAGTACAAAAATCAGAAACCTTTATAACCAATTTGTCAGCCAAAACATTATTAGGAAGAATTGGAAGTCCTGAAGAATTACAAGGAGTTTGTGTTTTTTTATCGAGTGATAGTTCCAATTATGTAACAGGTCAAAATATAGCTGTAGATGGAGGATGGACAACAACATAA